A genome region from Panicum virgatum strain AP13 chromosome 4K, P.virgatum_v5, whole genome shotgun sequence includes the following:
- the LOC120704627 gene encoding WAT1-related protein At1g44800-like, whose amino-acid sequence MGVGKVLNEVKPYLYMVLLQVGFSGMYIVSVASLRLGMSHFVLVVYRNLVATLLLAPFALLLERGVRPKMTPLIFLKVMGLVLLEPVLDQNMYYLGAKLTSAGFASALVNILPAVTFIMALLLRMERLRLRSLHSQAKIFGTVCTVAGAVLMVLYHGPVVEFPWTRGHHHAAAAGAAATQSGAAWLNGVAMVIGSCVTWAGFFILQSNTLQSYPAEMSLAALICGLGTLMSGAVALVAERRDMSVWAIGFDTRLFTVVYSGIVCSGVAFYVQGVVTQVRGPVFVTAFQPLCMIITTFLGSTILKEETTMGSVIGAAIIVVGLYSLIWGKSKDHLSKPGAAAVAELPTMTPPAIAANGKHALAAADVETPAAVAKCAY is encoded by the exons ATGGGCGTGGGCAAGGTCCTGAACGAGGTGAAGCCGTACCTGTACATGGTGCTGCTGCAGGTGGGGTTCTCCGGGATGTACATCGTCTCCGTCGCCTCCCTCCGCCTCGGCATGAGCCACTTCGTCCTCGTCGTCTACCGCAACCTCGTCGccaccctcctcctcgccccctTCGCCCTCCTCCTCGAGAG GGGAGTGAGGCCCAAGATGACGCCGCTCATCTTCCTCAAGGTCATGGGGCTCGTCCTGCTCGA GCCTGTGCTGGACCAGAACATGTACTACCTGGGGGCGAAGCTGACATCGGCGGGGTTCGCCTCCGCGCTCGTCAACATCCTCCCGGCCGTCACCTTCATCATGGCGCTGCTCCTCAGGATGGAGAGGCTGAGGCTGCGGAGCCTCCACAGCCAGGCCAAGATCTTCGGCACGGTCTgcaccgtcgccggcgccgtgctCATGGTCCTCTACCACGGCCCCGTCGTGGAGTTCCCGTGGACCAGGggccaccaccacgccgccgccgcgggcgccgcggcgacCCAGAGCGGCGCCGCCTGGCTCAACGGCGTCGCCATGGTCATCGGTAGCTGCGTCACCTGGGCCGGCTTCTTCATCCTCCAG TCGAACACGCTGCAGAGCTACCCGGCGGAGATGTCGCTGGCGGCGCTCATCTGCGGGCTGGGCACGCTGAtgagcggcgcggtggcgctcgTGGCGGAGCGCCGCGACATGAGCGTCTGGGCCATCGGCTTCGACACCCGCCTCTTCACCGTCGTCTACTCC GGGATCGTGTGCTCCGGCGTGGCCTTCTACGTGCAGGGGGTCGTGACGCAGGTGCGCGGCCCGGTGTTCGTCACGGCGTTCCAGCCCCTCTGCATGATCATCACCACCTTCCTGGGCTCCACCATTCTCAAAGAAGAAACCACCATGGGAAG CGTGATTGGGGCGGCGATCATAGTGGTGGGGCTCTACTCCCTCATCTGGGGCAAGAGCAAGGACCACCTCAGCaagcccggcgccgccgccgtcgccgagctgCCCACGATGACCCCGCCGGCCATCGCCGCCAACGGCaagcacgcgctcgccgccgccgacgtcgagacgccggccgccgtggccaAGTGCGCCTACTGA
- the LOC120704630 gene encoding transmembrane emp24 domain-containing protein p24delta3-like — MAAPTFPALLLSAVLLLLLLMPPPPGAEAVWLELPPSGTKCVSEEIQPNVVVLADYAIMYESHPTSHPTVAVKVTSPYGNTVHHNENATTGQFAFTTSEAGNYLACFWIDSAEKGSGTSLNLDWKIGIAAKDWDTIAKKEKIEGVELELRKLEVAVESIHHNLLYLKAREADMRTVSEKTNSRVAWFSILSLGVCIVVSVLQLWHLQGFFRKKKLI, encoded by the exons ATGGCGGCGCCGACCTTCCCGGCGCTGCTGCTATCGGCGgtgctgcttctgctgctgctgatgccgccgccgcccggggcgGAGGCGGTGTGGCTTGAGCTGCCGCCGTCGGGGACCAAGTGCGTCTCCGAGGAGATCCAGCCCAACGTCGTCGTGCTCGCCGACTACGCCATCATGTACGAGTCCCACCCCACCTCGCACCCCACCGTCGCCGTCAAG gTTACCTCACCATATGGCAATACAGTACATCACAATGAGAATGCCACAACGGGTCAGTTTGCATTCACTACCTCAGAAGCTGGAAACTACCTTGCATGCTTCTGGATAGACAGTGCAGAGAAAGGGTCAGGAACATCTCTAAATCTTGATTGGAAGATAGGGATTGCAGCAAAGGACTGGGATACAATTGCTAAGAAGGAGAAAATTGAG GGTGTAGAGCTAGAGCTTAGGAAACTTGAAGTTGCTGTCGAATCCATCCATCACAACTTGCTGTACCTCAAAGCAAG GGAAGCGGATATGCGGACGGTGAGCGAGAAAACAAATTCTAGAGTTGCCTGGTTCAGCATCTTGTCACTTGGAGTCTGCATTGTGGTCTCTGTGCTGCAGCTGTGGCATCTTCAAGGTTTCTTCCGGAAGAAGAAGCTCATATAG
- the LOC120704629 gene encoding aminoacylase-1-like → MAPLRHRRLLLAVVVLLSGLPRPAHPFTELESDQVARFQEYLRIRTAHPSPDYAGAATFLLPYAASLGLRTTTLHFTPCRTKPLLLLTWPGSDPSLPSVLLNSHIDSVPAEAERWSHPPFAAHRDPATGRVYARGAQDDKCLPVQYLEAIRGLRAAGFAPARTVHISLVPDEEIGGADGFEKFAESEEFRALNVGFMLDEGQASPTDVFRVFYADRLVWRLIVKAAGAPGHGSRMFDGAAVDNLMDCLETVAGFREAQFGMVKAGERGPGEVVSVNPVYMKAGIPSPTGFVMNMQPSEAEVGFDLRLPPTADIEQIKRRVKEEWAPAHKNLTYELIRKGPVTDVAGRPIFTATDESNPWWSVFEQAITSAGGKLSKPEILSSTTDSRFVRQLGIPALGFSPMSNTPILLHDNNEFLEDKVFLRGIKVYEHVIRALSSFQG, encoded by the exons ATGGCGcctctccgccaccgccgcctcctgctcgccgtcgtcgtcctcctctccGGTCTCCCCCGCCCCGCCCACCCCTTCACCGAGCTCGAGTCCGACCAGGTCGCCCGCTTCCAGGAGTACCTCCGCATCCGCACCGCGCACCCGTCCCCCGActacgccggcgccgccacttTCCTCCTCCCCTACGCCGCGTCCCTGGGCCTCCGCACCACAACGCTCCACTTCACCCCGTGCAGGACcaagcccctgctcctcctcacCTGGCCGGGCTCCGACCCGTCCCTCCCCTCGGTGCTCCTCAACTCCCACATCGACTCCGTCCCCGCGGAGGCCGAGCGGTGGTCGCACCCGCCCTTCGCCGCGCACCGCGACCCCGCCACCGGCCGCGtctacgcgcgcggcgcgcaggACGACAAGTGCCTCCCCGTCCAGTACCTCGAGGCCATCCGGGGCCTCCGGGCCGCGGGGTTCGCGCCCGCCCGCACCGTCCACATCTCGCTCGTCCCCGACGAGGAGATCGGCGGCGCGGACGGGTTCGAGAAGTTCGCGGAGTCGGAGGAGTTCCGCGCCCTCAACGTCGGGTTCATGCTCGACGAGGGGCAGGCGTCGCCCACGGATGTATTCAGGGTCTTCTACGCGGACAGGCTGGTGTGGAGGCTCATCGTcaaggcggcgggggcgcccggGCACGGGTCGAGGATGTtcgacggcgccgccgtggacaaTTTGATGGATTGCCTGGAGACCGTGGCCGGGTTCAGGGAGGCGCAGTTCGGGATGGTGAAGGCCGGGGAGAGGGGTCCCGGGGAGGTGGTTTCAGTGAACCCTGTGTACATGAAGGCCGGCATACCAAGCCCCACG GGTTTTGTGATGAATATGCAACCTTCAGAAGCAGAGGTTGGCTTTGATCTTCGCCTTCCCCCAACTGCAGACATTGAACAGATAAAACGAAGAGTCAAAGAGGAATGGGCACCAGCTCATAAAAACTTAACATATGAG CTGATACGGAAAGGACCAGTAACGGATGTGGCAGGACGTCCCATATTTACAGCAACCGATGAGTCAAACCCATGGTGGTCTGTATTTGAGCAGGCTATCACCTCTGCAGGTGGAAAGCTATCCAAGCCTGAGATCTTATCTTCAACCACAGATTCACGGTTTGTGAGGCAGTTGGGCATTCCCGCCCTTGGGTTTTCTCCGATGAGCAATACTCCGATACTACTTCATGACAATAATGAG TTTCTGGAGGATAAAGTATTCCTGAGGGGCATCAAAGTTTATGAACATGTTATCAGAGCACTGAGCTCCTTCCAAGGCTGA
- the LOC120704626 gene encoding atherin-like isoform X2: MVVAVASPSSAAPSAGRPHPTYKEMVVQALTELRDPGGSSRRAIAKYIADHFSGLHSSHEALLSVHLRRLRSQGQLRLVSGNYFLSAEAPPPQQQRRGPGRPPKQKRGRGRPRKNADLAPSSPIPNLQGPKRGPGRPRKNALVPAASPAFTLLGAIAAPSPSGVKRGRGRPRKNALVPMPGAIAAPPPSGVKRGRGRPPKNALAPVAFPASPLPGATAPPPPSGVKRGRGRPRKNAIVPVASSTLPLPGPVSLLPPSGIKRGRGRPRKNALALVDSSTWPLPGATAAPPPSGVKRGRGRPRKNALAMVVFSSLPLSRAIVQPRPYGVKQGRGRPCKNSYPVASPLQGLVASVSSDSVVGAKRGRGRPPKVVAAGKRKRGRPPKEKMQPESVQSADGPLTKRGPGRPRKEKTLESGHLEAAQMAEGQHEALPLLAQAASQAEAVQNEVEARSLQPFGTPLTEKRGRGRPRKRPLETETAETGVAALVVKRGRGRPRKENPTPGRSIETGLTASMGIKRGPGRPRKARPSETVSVETAVEVSTILTEGRPEKLAPRKKTETQGVLLVEEMDARPANSGCVLVSGEEAEIAPMDAGGAVPRVVSGEEAAIAPRDAGGEVPGVVSGEEAAIAPMDAGDAMPGVDPMDSDVGTKSH, encoded by the exons ATGGTGGTCGCCGTCGCGtcgccctcgtcggcggcgcccTCTGCCGGCCGCCCCCACCCGACGTACAAGGAG ATGGTCGTGCAGGCGCTGACGGAGCTGCGGGACCCGGGCGGCTCGAGCCGCCGCGCCATCGCCAAGTACATCGCCGACCACTTCTCCGGCCTCCACTCCAGCCACGAGGCGCTGCTCTCcgtccacctccgccgcctAAGGTCCCAGGGCCAGCTCCGACTCGTCTCCGGCAACTACTTCCTCTCCGCCGAGGCTCCCcctccgcagcagcagcggcggggtcccggccgcccgcccAAGCAGAAGCGTGGCCGGGGGCGGCCTCGCAAGAACGCAGATTTGGCTCCCTCCTCTCCGATCCCGAACCTTCAGGGGCCCAAGCGAGGGCCTGGACGCCCGCGGAAGAACGCCCTTGTCCCGGCGGCTTCACCTGCTTTCACTCTGCTGGGAGCAATTGCTGCGCCGTCTCCATCTGGGGTCAAGCGGGGCCGTGGACGCCCACGAAAGAACGCCCTTGTCCCGATGCCGGGGGCCATTGCTGCACCGCCTCCATCTGGTGTCAAGCGGGGGCGTGGGCGCCCACCGAAGAACGCCCTTGCCCCGGTGGCTTTCCCTGCCTCGCCGCTGCCGGGAgccactgctccgccgccgccatctggGGTCAAGCGGGGGCGTGGACGCCCACGGAAGAATGCCATTGTCCCGGTGGCTTCCTCTACTTTGCCGCTACCGGGACCAGTTTCTCTGCTGCCTCCATCTGGGATCAAGAGGGGGCGTGGACGCCCACGGAAGAACGCCCTTGCCCTGGTGGATTCCTCTACTTGGCCGCTGCCAGGAGCAACTGCTGCACCACCTCCATCTGGGGTCAAGCGGGGGCGTGGACGCCCACGGAAGAACGCCCTTGCCATGGTAGTTTTCTCTTCTTTGCCTCTGTCGAGAGCGATTGTTCAGCCGCGTCCATATGGGGTCAAGCAGGGGCGTGGACGCCCGTGCAAGAATTCCTACCCTGTTGCTTCGCCGCTGCAGGGATTAGTAGCATCTGTGAGTAGTGACAGTGTAGTTGGTGCAAAGAGGGGACGAGGACGCCCTCCTAAGGTTGTGGCTGCTGGGAAGAGAAAGCGTGGCCGACCTCCTAAGGAGAAGATGCAACCTGAATCTGTGCAATCTGCAGATGGTCCATTGACTAAGAGAGGGCCTGGAAGaccaaggaaggagaagacatTGGAAAGTGGTCACTTGGAAGCTGCACAGATGGCTGAGGGTCAACATGAAGCATTGCCACTGTTAGCACAAGCTGCGAGCCAAGCTGAGGCTGTGCAAAATGAAGTTGAAGCTAGGAGTTTGCAACCCTTTGGCACTCCTTTGACGGAGAAGAGAGGTCGCGGGCGACCTAGAAAGAGGCCATTGGAAACTGAAACTGCTGAAACAGGAGTTGCTGCATTGGTGGTCAAGAGGGGGCGGGGGAGGCCAAGAAAGGAGAATCCAACGCCAGGGAGGTCTATAGAAACTGGGCTTACTGCATCGATGGGGATCAAAAGAGGGCCTGGAAG GCCAAGAAAGGCCAGGCCTTCTGAAACCGTGTCTGTGGAAACTGCAGTTGAGGTATCTACAATATTGACAGAAGGGAGGCCTGAAAAGCTGGCACCAAGGAAGAAAACAGAAACTCAAGGTGTACTTTTGGTTGAGGAGATGGATGCTCGGCCTGCAAATTCTGGATGTGTGCTAGTGTCTGGAGAAGAGGCAGAAATTGCGCCCATGGATGCTGGAGGGGCAGTGCCTAGGGTAGTGTCAGGAGAAGAGGCAGCAATTGCTCCCAGGGATGCTGGAGGTGAAGTGCCAGGGGTAGTGTCAGGAGAGGAGGCAGCAATTGCTCCCATGGATGCTGGTGATGCAATGCCAGGGGTTGATCCAATGGACTCTGACGTGGGCACCAAGAGTCATTAG
- the LOC120704626 gene encoding atherin-like isoform X1 produces MVVAVASPSSAAPSAGRPHPTYKEMVVQALTELRDPGGSSRRAIAKYIADHFSGLHSSHEALLSVHLRRLRSQGQLRLVSGNYFLSAEAPPPQQQRRGPGRPPKQKRGRGRPRKNADLAPSSPIPNLQGPKRGPGRPRKNALVPAASPAFTLLGAIAAPSPSGVKRGRGRPRKNALVPMPGAIAAPPPSGVKRGRGRPPKNALAPVAFPASPLPGATAPPPPSGVKRGRGRPRKNAIVPVASSTLPLPGPVSLLPPSGIKRGRGRPRKNALALVDSSTWPLPGATAAPPPSGVKRGRGRPRKNALAMVVFSSLPLSRAIVQPRPYGVKQGRGRPCKNSYPVASPLQGLVASVSSDSVVGAKRGRGRPPKVVAAGKRKRGRPPKEKMQPESVQSADGPLTKRGPGRPRKEKTLESGHLEAAQMAEGQHEALPLLAQAASQAEAVQNEVEARSLQPFGTPLTEKRGRGRPRKRPLETETAETGVAALVVKRGRGRPRKENPTPGRSIETGLTASMGIKRGPGRPRKENPSSGRSTETGLTASMGIKRGPGRPRKARPSETVSVETAVEVSTILTEGRPEKLAPRKKTETQGVLLVEEMDARPANSGCVLVSGEEAEIAPMDAGGAVPRVVSGEEAAIAPRDAGGEVPGVVSGEEAAIAPMDAGDAMPGVDPMDSDVGTKSH; encoded by the exons ATGGTGGTCGCCGTCGCGtcgccctcgtcggcggcgcccTCTGCCGGCCGCCCCCACCCGACGTACAAGGAG ATGGTCGTGCAGGCGCTGACGGAGCTGCGGGACCCGGGCGGCTCGAGCCGCCGCGCCATCGCCAAGTACATCGCCGACCACTTCTCCGGCCTCCACTCCAGCCACGAGGCGCTGCTCTCcgtccacctccgccgcctAAGGTCCCAGGGCCAGCTCCGACTCGTCTCCGGCAACTACTTCCTCTCCGCCGAGGCTCCCcctccgcagcagcagcggcggggtcccggccgcccgcccAAGCAGAAGCGTGGCCGGGGGCGGCCTCGCAAGAACGCAGATTTGGCTCCCTCCTCTCCGATCCCGAACCTTCAGGGGCCCAAGCGAGGGCCTGGACGCCCGCGGAAGAACGCCCTTGTCCCGGCGGCTTCACCTGCTTTCACTCTGCTGGGAGCAATTGCTGCGCCGTCTCCATCTGGGGTCAAGCGGGGCCGTGGACGCCCACGAAAGAACGCCCTTGTCCCGATGCCGGGGGCCATTGCTGCACCGCCTCCATCTGGTGTCAAGCGGGGGCGTGGGCGCCCACCGAAGAACGCCCTTGCCCCGGTGGCTTTCCCTGCCTCGCCGCTGCCGGGAgccactgctccgccgccgccatctggGGTCAAGCGGGGGCGTGGACGCCCACGGAAGAATGCCATTGTCCCGGTGGCTTCCTCTACTTTGCCGCTACCGGGACCAGTTTCTCTGCTGCCTCCATCTGGGATCAAGAGGGGGCGTGGACGCCCACGGAAGAACGCCCTTGCCCTGGTGGATTCCTCTACTTGGCCGCTGCCAGGAGCAACTGCTGCACCACCTCCATCTGGGGTCAAGCGGGGGCGTGGACGCCCACGGAAGAACGCCCTTGCCATGGTAGTTTTCTCTTCTTTGCCTCTGTCGAGAGCGATTGTTCAGCCGCGTCCATATGGGGTCAAGCAGGGGCGTGGACGCCCGTGCAAGAATTCCTACCCTGTTGCTTCGCCGCTGCAGGGATTAGTAGCATCTGTGAGTAGTGACAGTGTAGTTGGTGCAAAGAGGGGACGAGGACGCCCTCCTAAGGTTGTGGCTGCTGGGAAGAGAAAGCGTGGCCGACCTCCTAAGGAGAAGATGCAACCTGAATCTGTGCAATCTGCAGATGGTCCATTGACTAAGAGAGGGCCTGGAAGaccaaggaaggagaagacatTGGAAAGTGGTCACTTGGAAGCTGCACAGATGGCTGAGGGTCAACATGAAGCATTGCCACTGTTAGCACAAGCTGCGAGCCAAGCTGAGGCTGTGCAAAATGAAGTTGAAGCTAGGAGTTTGCAACCCTTTGGCACTCCTTTGACGGAGAAGAGAGGTCGCGGGCGACCTAGAAAGAGGCCATTGGAAACTGAAACTGCTGAAACAGGAGTTGCTGCATTGGTGGTCAAGAGGGGGCGGGGGAGGCCAAGAAAGGAGAATCCAACGCCAGGGAGGTCTATAGAAACTGGGCTTACTGCATCGATGGGGATCAAAAGAGGGCCTGGAAGGCCAAGAAAGGAGAATCCATCGTCAGGGAGGTCTACAGAAACCGGGCTTACTGCATCGATGGGGATCAAAAGAGGGCCTGGAAGGCCAAGAAAGGCCAGGCCTTCTGAAACCGTGTCTGTGGAAACTGCAGTTGAGGTATCTACAATATTGACAGAAGGGAGGCCTGAAAAGCTGGCACCAAGGAAGAAAACAGAAACTCAAGGTGTACTTTTGGTTGAGGAGATGGATGCTCGGCCTGCAAATTCTGGATGTGTGCTAGTGTCTGGAGAAGAGGCAGAAATTGCGCCCATGGATGCTGGAGGGGCAGTGCCTAGGGTAGTGTCAGGAGAAGAGGCAGCAATTGCTCCCAGGGATGCTGGAGGTGAAGTGCCAGGGGTAGTGTCAGGAGAGGAGGCAGCAATTGCTCCCATGGATGCTGGTGATGCAATGCCAGGGGTTGATCCAATGGACTCTGACGTGGGCACCAAGAGTCATTAG